The Nitrospira sp. sequence CAAGCCCGCCGATCCCAGAGCCAATGTAGACCCCGACCTTTGTGGCCTCCTCCGGCGTCACCTTGAGGCCGGCATCATCCACAGCCAGCTGGGCAGCGCCCACCGCATAGTGGATGAACGCATCCATCTTCTTGATCTCTTTTTTCTCGATGAACCGAGCAGGGTCAAAATCTTTGACCTCACCGGCAATCTGAGCGTCATATCCCGTCGGATCAAACTTGGTGATTCGACCGATCCCCGACTCGCCGGCACAGAGCGCTTTCCAGGTCTTGTCGACACCCGTGCCCAATGGAGTGACCAGTCCTAAACCGGTGACCACCACACGCCGTGTGACCGGATCAGACGTTCCTTGAGACATGCCTATGACTTTTCCTTAATGTAGTCCAATGCCTTCCCAACGGTCAGAATCTTCTCCGCATCCTCATCGGGAATTTCGATCGAGAATTCCTCTTCGAGTGCCATCACAAGCTCGACGGTATCGAGCGAATCCGCCCCAAGGTCTTCAACGAAGGAGGCCTCCGGTGTCACCTCGTCTTCCTCCACACCGAGCTGTTCAGCAATAATCTTCTTCACGCGCTCTTCAACTGTTGCCATCGCTACCTCCTTCCCCAGTATGACTCACTCTGCACCGCCACATGGGGATCTGTGACGGCTGTACGTC is a genomic window containing:
- the acpP gene encoding acyl carrier protein: MATVEERVKKIIAEQLGVEEDEVTPEASFVEDLGADSLDTVELVMALEEEFSIEIPDEDAEKILTVGKALDYIKEKS